The sequence TGTACTTAAAGAACCTTGTTCTATTGGCATAACTCActaaaatgagaaaagaagTTAAATTCAAGCTGAATTAtcatatactttatttataaatctcaTAATAAGAAATACTACATAAAAGCACTCATATTCATGATAGTTTCACTTGCTATCAGTTTTTGCCATGAGTATAAGTATTTAATTTCAGTAACACACCAGAAAACGTATATACATACCCTAAAATAATACATAGTATAGTTAGTAATGAAGTACAATTACTCAAGTATTTTTCAGCACTGGGTGGGAACACAAACTATCCTTGACATCATCATTAATTAACCTGCGACTCTGGTGGGAACATTTCCTGTTCTTCTGAAAGTTAAACATTACCCTCTTTCAAAATGACATCGTTCAAATAAATGGCAGTGAAATGTCAAAAGCAGCTCAATAACATGACTATACGTCCATTCATGTTGCTGTTCCATGGAAGGACTGCGCGCATTGCATGTCGCTTCCACATGGCCAAATCTCAAGAGGGGAAAGAGTCTCTCACGTCATCTCGTTTCCTCTAACCTGAGACTTGCCAGCCACAGATGTCTTACCATGATTAATGGGTGACTACAGATGGACATTCTCAGTAAGTGGGATATAATCCAAAATCACTATTAAATTAgtctatttttcctttttttaatcaggttCCAGTGTTCAGGGaacaaaaagcacacacagacactcctgcACAGACCCCTGCctcctttttttcctctataGAAAATTACTTGCACGTGTTTTGGAAAAAGGCAGCAAGACGGACACGTTTAAGACACCCAAACAAACCAGTGTTTACTCGACTGTTTATCGACTGTTGACTGTAAAATTTAAACCGACTGATGAGAGGACGTTTAATCAGACACTTCAAATCAGTGTCTATAAAAGCCATGTGGTCAAACATTACAACAATGACTCAATACTAACATGCACATTTAAGCTTAATACCTTCAATACATGCTACTGTATATCTGTTTTTGTGCTCAAAATGGCAATATCTGTATTTCCCCTGAGGTGGGCCTGGCCTAAACTGAAaggagttttatttttaaacatgaactAGAATAAAATTGAAGGtgttattttgtcacatatagattacagcagagtgaaattctttctttacatatcccatctttggaggttggggtcagagcacagggtcagccatgatacagtgacCTTGGAGCAgagggggttaagggccttgctcaagggcccaacagtggcagcttggctgtgttgtggcttgaacccagatcctccaatcaacaacccaagGCCTTAACCACTCATCCACTGCCCTAAATGTAGgaaatactgtaacacactaaacaAATCAGATGAAGAAACACCATCAGAGACAACGTGTGTGTAAATTCTGACAGTAACAGTTAACCTTTAAttgctcggttgtataaaaTAGCATAAATGTAAAAGCGTTTTGCTAATAAATATAACTAATGGGGAATAGTGGTGGAAATTGTTTTACTAGAAAAGCCCACCAGATGCTAGCCTCATCACACATCCTCATGacacagttgttgtttttttttttttttacaattttttttaaaaaggctcTGGTGATTTAGATGGACCTTATAGGTTAATAGGTTAATCACGAgagcctttttaaaaaaaaaaattgtaaagaaaaaactgtGACATGAGGATGTTTGATGAGGCTAGCATCTGGTGGGCTTTTCTAGTAAAAGATTGTATGGATCTGTTCTTTGTGTCAGTTTGCATTGTGTACAAGGGCATTTCAGGAAGACTGGAATTCAGGAATCATGTATTTGTAACAACAGTAACAAAAAACATAGATGATCCTAGCATGCCTGCTGTATGTATAGACCAAAACAGTGCAGTTTAGCAATAAACAGAGCTACATTGTTTTGCCTATGATGTCCGTTCTCTGAAGACTGAGTCATATAAAAAGCTGTACAGCTCTTTATGGGCCCCTGAGATATGTTGCTTAGTCAGGAGTTTAGACAATAGGTGTCCCATATTGTTTGGGTCTGAACAGGTATAAATGCAAGAGTTAAACCACGCAGAACATCAGTTCAGCCAGTCAAGCACTGACAAGCAAGTCAAAATGATGGGCAAGGTACACATCAggaaaatgtgacaaaatggtttaataaaatgcatttgatTAATGTATTGTTTCTCTTCTAAATACAGATTATATTCTACGAGAACCGGAACTTCGGGGGCCGCTCCTATGAGTGTAGCGGCGACTGTACCGATATGTACTATTACATGAACCGCTGCTACTCCTGCAGGGTTGAGAGCGGCTGCTGGATGGTCTACGATCGTCCCTACTACATGGGCAACCAGTATTTCTTGAGAAAAGGAGAGTACAATGACTACATGAACATGTGGGGCTGGGGCATGAACAACTGGATCAGGTCTTGCCGCATGATCCCTATGGTATGATCATTAGCTGTGCAATGTTTTTAGACCAGAAACCATAGCACTGcataattttatgtttttcttgcTCGAACacaatctatccatccaaccatccatccctCTGTTTTCTTAacgcttatcctacacagggaacctggagtctatcccaggggtcTCAGGGCACATAGCAGGGGAGGACAGGGTGCTAACTTGACTTGATAATTAGCTGAACACGTTCATCTGTTTTGTTAAGGGAAAAACTTCTTTGTGCTCAGGGTTTTCAATTTGTTTGAATCTAATCCTATTACTTTCTGTTCCCGAGCAGTACAGAGGATCTTACAGAATGAGAGTTTACGATAGGGAGAACTACATGGGCCGGATGATGGAGATGACCGATGACTGTGACTCCTTCATGAACCGCTACCACTGGTATAATGGCTGCATGTCTTGTCACGTGATGGACGGCCATTGGCTCATGTACGAGCACCCCAACTACAGAGGCAAGATGTGGTACTTTGGGCCGGGAGAGTACAGGAGCTTCAGGGAAATGATGAGAATGGGTGGCATGAGGTTCATGAGCATGAGGCGCATCATGGACTCATGGTATTAAAAACCATAACTTTGAAACAAggcaatatttttaataaataaaaaaatgttttttaaaaataaattgaatgcaacttttctcttcatttctaaATGACAATCCAACTTGTATCAGCTAATAACACCTTATGGAAAAGATAACAGATTGATAGAAAAGATTAGGGGGTAAGAATATGTGACACCATAaggcatcatgcacacacaaacacacacgcaaacacgccgcctcacacactctcactccaaGGGCAATTTAGTGAAGCCAATACATCAACTGGCAGAGAGCATGAAAATCAGAGAGCTGACCCTTGTAAGACAAGAACACTGGGagaacacatttacagcatttggcagatgcccttatccagaacagCCTATATTTTCAACTAAACTTTTATACAACCAAgcaactgaaggttaagggccttgcacaggggcccatcagtggcagcttggtggacctgtgatttaagctcacaaccttccaatcagtagtccaacatcttaccCACCAGGCTACCACAACTCCATCACAGCGTAACCAAAGTTTAGCATTAAACTGGAAAACCTGAAGCTGTGAGATTGCAACACTATCCACTGCACCACTATGCAGAACAAATCAGAATGTAATGATCCTTAGACTTGAGTTACTGGTCAGCTATagaaacatatactgtatgtttttatttttttttctaattattgtcattattcCGCAAGGATCCTCATGTATTACATAGTTTAGTGCTCTATAGGGATCATAAGCATGAGggacaaattcattcattcattcattttctaccgcttatccgaactacctcgggtcacgggaagcctgtgcctatctccggCGTCATCGGgcttcaaggcaggatacaccctggacagagtgccaacccatcacagggcacacacacacacactcattcactcacacactcacacactacggacaattttccagaaatgccaatcaacctaccatgcatgtgtttggaccgggggaggaaaccggagtacctggaggaaacccccgaggcacggggagaacatgcaaactccacacacacaaggtggaggcgggaatcgaacattcaaccctggaggtgtgaggcgaacgtgctaaccactaagccaccgtgccccccagggacaaatttattcatttatttatttttagttctgCTTATAAAAGTTTATGGCTGACTGAATGTACTCAGCTTGGTTGAAAGTCACTTATCAAATGATCCTCTATTGTTCTGGTCATTTATTTCTATTGATATCCAAGTTGGTGTTAACTAattttctcattttccatgCAATAAGATCAAATCAATATTGATGTGTCTAGTGACTGGGATTAGTGGTGGGGCGTGTGCAATGGAGATTATTTGATGCTGGAACGTGGGGGTTGCTGAGACTTTGGGGTGATCTGGGATAAAGGGTGTTATTTGGGACCCAATAGGGTGTGTGCCTCGGTGCCTCTGTGTTGGAAATCTCCTTTGAGGAGGATGTGCATGGCTGCCACCTTCTGCCATTGTGCTGTTAATAAGGCAGGTCAAAGATCAGACTTAGCCTCCTCTCCACTCCACTGCCAACTGATCTGCCCTGTCATTTGTCTATTAAACCCCTGATGGGAGGCAATAGCtccatgcatttgtgtgtttgtctgacttgtctatgtgtatgtaaaTGATGTCAACATGCTAGCTTTGAttcaacacacacgcacagacacacacgcacacacacacacacacacacacacacacacacacacacacacacacacacacacacacacacacacaaacaaacccccAGTTCGCATCCTCTGCCACTCACCACTGCCCTCCAAtggttcttttaattaaatgagGGGCAAAGTTGTTTCTTCTTTTACAACTAAAAGAagacattattaataaacattttagcaTGTATAAAGACagatgtgtagaaaaaaaataaaaattgaaagaGATATTATAgaatttagtttgtttttggtCAAGTAAAAAGTTTAATACTGCTAATTTagtgggtgggggtgggtgctTGGGGGAGGGGTTCGGGGTTAATGACGAACCAGGTTTGGTGGTTTACTTCCCACCAATGTTTTTCAATGATTTTTACAATCGTGCTGTTCTCTAGGCTGCAATTGTGAACTGTAATGGGGTTccaccctgtccagggtgtctcTGGCCATGTGGGTAGGCTCCAGTTTAACGTTGACCCTGTGTGATATAGAAGATGGACAAATGGATGGAAGGTGAAAGCAGAAAATGACCCTATTTTTTATCCTCATATTACATCATATGCTAGAataattctttttaatatttacaaaagcCTGTGTTAACATATGCATAACTGTGATTGATCTACATTCATTGAATTCCCCTTTATGGAAAGgtagtatgtatatataatataatataatatattaaaggcAAAAACCTGAATAAATTAGCGTGAAATAACATCAGAATTTGGTCACACGGTGGTTTCCATGACTCATGCTAGTGAATTAGTGTAATATGTaatgaaaaacacacattcCTCAGGTTAAGAAGGTTGCTTTAGCAAGAACAGTCCACTAATAACTACACAGTCCAGTTGGGCTGCAGTGCAAAAATGTCCTCATTACAAAGACAAATGcagcatttaattaaaaaaatagtcaTCCTTCATTATATACACACCAAGTCGGTGAGTGCATGTGTGGCATTCACAAAGAGAACAATACAGGTCTGCAACTGACACCTACAGAGAGTGGGGTAGCGCTGTGTATGCTCTGAGGTCTCTGTTATAGTGTGAGGGCTTTTTGCTTTTTGCCATTATTTAGTGTCACTTGTCTCCTTAAACagtcactgcaaatcaatacaaagctCGTCAGACCTATTATACTATGAGGAATCTCTTATATTATGGGAGTCGTCTCTACCAGgactataaaaataatattttttaaggaatattcattttctaccgttcaTCCAagctattctcgggtcacggggagcctgtgcctatctcaggcgtcattgggcatcaaggcaggatacaccctggacggagtgccaacccatcacagggcacacacacacacacactctcattcactcacacaatcacacactaccaaTCAACCAATgccagatgccaatcaacctaccatgcatgtctttggaccgggggaggaaaccggagtacccggaggaaaccccagaggcatggggagaatatgcaaactccacacacaaggcagaggcgggaatcgaacccccatccctggaggtgtgaggcaaatgtactaaccactaagccaccgcgccccccCTGTGGGAATATCTGTGGAAAAATGGTGTATGGTACACACAGAAATTTGTTTAATCTATGCCAGTGGTGCTCTGAAGCTGTTCTGGTGCCTTGTAGGATTGTGACCCAACACCTAATGCtatattcacacatacagtgactGGCAACAATGCAACCAAAgaccattattttttaatgagagCTGGCAACTTCTGATGATACAAGTGACTAGATGTGGAGCTACTTGATGAACCGACTACCAATGGGCGTGAAGACAGTAGACAGTAAAAACATGGTTGAATTTCAGAAACAAACACTCTCCCTCCAGAATGTTCATTTTAGCAGTAAAAAAAACCCGTATTTGCTGTCAAGTGGAAATACTATGGCTACCAGTAGTACTGGCGGCTTGATATTACAACAACTTCATAGTAAAGCTTAAAACACTGTCATTTTTTGTCACTCATATACACAggagagaaatacagacagcCATATGCACATAATGGCCATGGACACAACCCCAATATACCACAACTGTGCAAgagcttttttatttagacaAGAAGGAAGCAGCGCTGTCTGTAATTGAATGACCTGCCCTGTCCCCTGACCTTAAATGCAATCATGCTAGTCTGGAGCTGTGCTTTCACTGAAGCGTTTGATAGAGGTGTCCGATCAAGTCGCCTGCAAATCCCTGCAGGAGGCACAGACCATGTGTGGGTTATTCTGAGAAaacctgattgtgtgtgtatgaagaaaGTGCAGTTATAGCTGGTACGGGAGATTTCCATTGAACATATTGTCTTTTGTTGcctataacaaataataatgtgaTATTGTTTACAAGAAAACAAGcttaatatacaatacacaatcTTGTAACATATAATctagacagtaaaaaaaactttccctTTTTAAAGGGCTTGTCCATATTTCACGACATTAGTTGAGCCATTTAAATTTGTTCATAAATTTGTTGGACATGGTTCTTCAACCTATATCAAGCTACATCATTTAATTCATAACTTATCTCAGACTAGATAGACTGTGCAGCCTTTcagattcattttaattttgggGTTTGTTACATTTCAGAATGTTCTTACACAGTTGAATCTACTACGAAGCCGGGATACAGTGATACCGCCAGTTAGAATGGGGTCCTTTAAGCTACAATCTATTATAATGCTGTATAATTATATGGTAGGATTTTCATTTGataaagaataagaagaagaatgagaagATTAATTGTTTTGAGACCCCAGCAGAGATAAGCTGCCCTATGCATAGTACCTGGACTTCATgaatgatatactgtacaaggcaggtctataaataaaaacattcctttttttttaatatagtgtGCACTAGTGCGTTAGTGTATACAAATACAATGTTTTCCCTTACAGTCTGCCTCCAAAtcatatctgtatttgtattaaattaaaatgcattatcTGTTCATGtgtactgtgtatatgtgtagtgGGATATGTACAAATATACATTCTCATAActgtaatgcatttaaataagtGCGCATAAATATGATGAATGAACACAGAGGTCAGAATGTCGTGGGATAACAGTCTCTGCTGTTATAAGCTGGGTGGTCTCTCTTAGCATAGCGACCCCACAACAAGTTCTGCTCGACAGCAGCACATTCGCCCTTAACACTATTAGATTGTTCTAGACAGctgaaataaatctttaaaccaAAAACTACTGCCCTTAAAGTCAGCCCCTTGACTTCCTTATACTTTTGCTCCGCCTTTGGGAGTCACAAGGGATTGAGCAGAGCTAATCAAGACAGAAGTTCAAGTTCAGTATATAATGCTAAGCTAGAAGTCAGGACAACAGACAAAGCTGTGTCTGGTGCCCATGACCCAATTGGGTTTCCTGCTAAATTGGGTCGTATGTTTTGATAATGGATATGATTGCTCTTTTTCTtggtttgtgtaaaaaaaaaaaaaaaaaaaatatatatatatatatatatatatatatatatatatctgttctGTGTGAAACTAGCACAAGCTGAGTAGGGTTGcaatggaaaataaacaaagcagcaaaaaagattaaagagcgagagagagagagagagagagagagagagagagagagagagagagatcaactAAAAAAGCACATCTTCTGAAGATATGCAATATGCTAGGTAGGATACAAAAAAATCCAATGATTTTTTCATAGACCTTGACATGTTCCTgtaggacaggacaggaagctTCTTCGGCTTTTTTTGCCCACCAtcaattatggaaaaaaaaattcagtcaaataaacaaaagtgtaCTGAAAATTGATACTTAAGTAAAAGTAATAGTATTTATCAAAAACTGTGCTGTAGGTAAAGTGCTCATCATAAAAAAACTACTTAAGAGGAATGTAATTCTTTTTCTTAGTTGTAGTTCATAATTGTGGGTGTTTTTAGTCTACTTAACCTACTACAGTACATAAAACTGAAATGTATCCTTATGCTGTATCTTTCTTCAGCTTTTAGGCTGAATTCATGAATGCCGATATCTCTACATGGCTCAGAAGGCAAAGCAGAGGTGACATGAGAATGCTATTGCAAgtacagatgtttttttatatgtataaatatatataaaaacattgctGCTTGAGGCATGCGCCGTTTTAAAATCAATCAACGGTCCTGTATTCACCAGCATTTTCAACAGGGTCTGCATCAGTTTCCAGCATTGCACCTATCCCCAAAAAGGACAAGCTAACAGGACTGAAGGATTATAGACCACATGCTCTAACCTCAGCCGTCATCAAGTCTTTTGAGTGACTAATACATTCCAGTCTCCATTACTTGATGACTATTACAGGTCAGTTCCCACTCACCAACAGTTCACCAGACATGGTGAACAAGCTACTGCATTAAGTTTGCCAATGACACAGTGGCCTcatcataaaaaacaacaagtaAGCTTACTTAGAAGAAGTGGACTAAGGAATTAGGTAAGGAACTACTGCTGCCTGATGATTAATGCGGCCAGCTTTAAATACCTTGTGATCCATTTCATAAAAAACCTCTTCCGGTCAACCAGTTTGGTAACAGGAGCATGCCAGCATCTCTACCCTCTACAACACCTGGCCATGTTCAAGGGCCCCACATCCGCTGTGAAACATCACTGCCTGGTTAGGAGGTACCACAGACCAGAACTGAAAGGCAGAGTCAAGAGTGGTATGGACATTGGAGAAGAACATCAGGATTTCTCTCCCCTGCATCAGAAACACCTACCCCCAGAGATACAGATCCAGGGCCAAAAGAATTTCAAAAGCCATTTTACCAGCCAGTACGAAGACTATTCTCAAAGCTTCTATCAAGGAAGTGCTCCCAGATCCAGAGGACCAACACAGAGAGGCTCAGGAGGAGTTTCTGCCCTCAGGCAATCCTACTACTGAACAAGGACTATTGAGAGAGTGTGCACATTTTTACctgacacacaaatacacatacacaaaacaattTGCAATGTAAGAACTTTTATTGCACATGGtataatttctttttacattgtattcattctatattttgttcacattacatttctctatagtctattgcattttattatatgtCTCTTATATTAGTTAGgttctatttttattgtgtgtgcttagttaatttttttttttcggtccCTTTGTTTGCAGTGTGTAGTTAGGACCTCGAATCCCAAATCTATTGGACCCTCTACCACATATGCAAAAATTTTGTTTATGGAATTTTGCTTCACTTTCAAATGTTGTTCCTGAGCTACTCCACAGCAGACTTGTCCATCTGAACATACACTCTAGCACCTGTCAATggatcacctttttttttttttttttttttactaaaaaagcAGTATGTGCAGTTGGGACTCCCAGCTCTTAGATTCCATGGCAG comes from Tachysurus vachellii isolate PV-2020 chromosome 26, HZAU_Pvac_v1, whole genome shotgun sequence and encodes:
- the LOC132840828 gene encoding gamma-crystallin M2-like isoform X2, encoding MMGKIIFYENRNFGGRSYECSGDCTDMYYYMNRCYSCRVESGCWMVYDRPYYMGNQYFLRKGEYNDYMNMWGWGMNNWIRSCRMIPMYRGSYRMRVYDRENYMGRMMEMTDDCDSFMNRYHWYNGCMSCHVMDGHWLMYEHPNYRGKMWYFGPGEYRSFREMMRMGGMRFMSMRRIMDSWY
- the LOC132840828 gene encoding gamma-crystallin M2-like isoform X1, yielding MHGRIIFYENRNFGGRSYECSGDCTDMYYYMNRCYSCRVESGCWMVYDRPYYMGNQYFLRKGEYNDYMNMWGWGMNNWIRSCRMIPMYRGSYRMRVYDRENYMGRMMEMTDDCDSFMNRYHWYNGCMSCHVMDGHWLMYEHPNYRGKMWYFGPGEYRSFREMMRMGGMRFMSMRRIMDSWY